One Penicillium oxalicum strain HP7-1 chromosome III, whole genome shotgun sequence genomic region harbors:
- a CDS encoding General amino acid permease AGP2 gives MALMGSKDKDDVPARVANTPVGKNEGPGDVQEGFFADNADSLQRHLGNRQIQLIAIGGSIGTALFVSIGTGLYHGGPGSLFLAFTIQSIFLAMINNCLAEMTTAYPVSGGFIRLAGKWVDDALGFMVGWNFFFYEALLIPFEISAFTLVLSFWSERVTEPGPVAGICAAVILCYGFLNILAVRAYGEAEFWLSGGKVILIFSLFFFTFITMVGGNPQREAYGFRYWNNPGAFMEYLDTGALGRFEGFLGSLWSAAFAVVGPEYISMVAAEARRPRIYIKNAFKTVYIRFGIFFIGGALAVGIVCSARDPRLTAVVMGETGGSSAAASPYVIGMRNMGISIFPSIVNALLLTSIFSAGNTYTYCAIRTLYGLALEGRAPRILTKTTKSGVPIYCFAFVMIFPILSFLQVSNSSSIVITWFANLVTAGGLINYIVISITYICFHRACKAQGLDRRTFSYFARLQPFCAYAALVWMILVTILYGYPAYKPWNVSTFWSDYTMQIVIPPLFLIWKLLKKTKWLKPHEVDLVWERPLIDAYEASFLDPPVGFWREFGQMFGFRRIKGGNDKRRASVHQPISDSASDNVVA, from the exons ATGGCTTTGATGGGCTCAAAAGATAAGGACGACGTCCCAGCCCGTGTGGCCAATACCCCCGTGGGGAAAAACGAAGGCCCCGGTGATGTCCAAGAAGGTTTCTTCGCCGACAATGCCGATTCCCTCCAGCGTCATCTGGGTAACCGTCAGATTCAACTGATCGCCATCGGTGGTTCCATCGGAACGGCCCTCTTCGTCAGTATTGGAACGGGTCTGTACCATGGCGGTCCCGGCAGTCTATTCTTGGCTTTTACCATCCAAAGTATATTCCTGGCTATGATCAACAACTGTCTGGCTGAGATGACGACGGCCTACCCCGTCAGTGGTGGCTTCATCCGTTTGGCCGGTAAATGGGTTGACGATGCACTTGGTTTCATGGTCGGCTGGAATTTCTT TTTCTACGAGGCTCTATTGATTCCATTTGAAATCTCTGCCTTCACCCTGGTTCTGTCCTTTTGGAGTGAACGGGTCACCGAGCCAGGCCCCGTTGCTGGAATCTGTGCCGCAGTCATCTTGTGCTACGG CTTCCTGAACATTTTGGCGGTTCGCGCCTACGGTGAAGCCGAGTTCTGGCTCTCCGGTGGCAAGGTCATCCTGATTttctcgctcttcttcttcacctttATCACCATGGTGGGCGGAAACCCGCAACGTGAAGCCTACGGATTCCGCTACTGGAACAACCCAGGGGCTTTTATGGAGTATCTTGACACCGGTGCTCTGGGTCGCTTTGAAGGCTTTCTTGGGTCTTTGTGGTCGGCCGCCTTTGCCGTTGTCGGCCCCGAGTATATCTCCATGGTCGCCGCCGAGGCTCGACGCCCGCGTATCTACATCAAGAACGCTTTCAAGACGGTCTATATCCGCTTCggtatcttcttcatcggcgGGGCGTTGGCGGTTGGAATTGTGTGCTCTGCTCGTGACCCGCGGTTGACAGCAGTTGTTATGGGGGAGACTGGCGGCTCTTCCGCCGCGGCGTCGCCGTATGTCATTGGCATGCGCAACATGGGTATCAGTATTTTCCCATCGATTGTGAACGC ACTTCTTTTGACCTCCATTTTCTCTGCGGGCAACACATACACCTACTGCGCCATTCGTACCCTGTACGGTCTGGCGCTCGAGGGACGCGCCCCTCGGATCTTAACTAAGACCACGAAGAGTGGTGTGCCCATCTACTGTTTCGCCTTTGTCATGATCTTCCCGATCCTGTCATTCCTCCAGGTGTCCAACAGTTCCTCGATCGTCATTACCTGGTTTGCCAACCTCGTGACTGCTGGAG GACTGATCAATTACATCGTCATCTCAATTACTTATATCTGCTTCCACCGAGCCTGCAAAGCCCAAGGTCTTGATCGTCGCACCTTCTCTTACTTTGCTCGTCTCCAGCCTTTCTGCGCTTACGCTGCCCTTGTCTGGATGATTTTGGTCACTATCCTCTATGGCTACCCGGCCTATAAGCCATGGAATGTCTCCACTTTCTGGTCTGACTATACCATGCAAATCGTCattccccctcttttcctGATCTGGAAGTtgctcaagaagaccaagtgGTTGAAGCCCCATGAGGTTGATCTCGTTTGGGAGCGACCGTTGATCGATGCCTACGAAGCCAGCTTCCTTGATCCCCCCGTTGGGTTCTGGAGGGAGTTTGGCCAGATGTTCGGTTTCCGCCGCATCAAGGGTGGCAATGACAAACGCCGGGCTTCGGTACATCAACCCATCTCGGACAGTGCGTCAGACAACGTCGTGGCCTGA